ACTAAGGTTACCATCCTTGAATTTATAAATGTAGATGATTTTGTAAAAGTTTCCTATGAGCAAAGTCGCTTTGACAATAAATTTATAAACCTAGCTGATAGGGTGACTAAGGCCAAAAAGGGATTTGTTGAAACCCTAACCCTTGACCCAGTTCCTGTTGAAACTATAGGAAAAGATGGATTTGGTCCAAGTACTGTTACCGTTGACGATGAAGTAGCAAACTCAGAAGAAAAAATTGGTTACATACATTTTAAGGACCTAGCCCTTTCTTACAGGGACCAAGAAACCATTGACAAGTTTTATAACTATTACAATGCCCTAAATGCTTCAAGAACCTACAGGCAAACTCCAGTCTTTGACCAAGGTCCAGTCTACAACCTAATTCCTGGCCAGACCTACGAAGCAACTAGTGATTTACCAGAAATAACTGTCCACATGACAGGATCTCAAACAGGTATTGACCTATATTCTTATGCAGTTCAATTTTTGGGCAATCCTTATGTTTTCGGTGGCGAAGACCTTTATAACGGCATTGACTGCTCAGGCTTTACCATGAGAGTTTACCAAACAATAGGAATTGGCCTTCCACACTTTGCTCAAAGCCAGCAAAGATATGGTATAGAAGTGCCATTTGGCCAAGAAAAGGCCGGAGACTTGGTATTCTTTGGAACAAGTCTTTATAACATAACCCACGTTGGTATAGCTGATGGCTACGGCAACATGGTCCACGCCTCATCTCCAAGGACAGGTATAATCATAAGCCCAATCAGAAACCCAATCTCAATAAAAAGAATAGTAAATTAAAAAAATTGCTGAACGAGGGAATTTCCCGCGTCAGCAATTTTTTATTTCTTATTGATTGTTTGAATTGTCAGCTTCTTTGTTAAAGACGCTAATTATTGAATTAAAAACATCTTTTAGGAAGTTTATGAACTTATCTAAGAGGCCTGAGTCTTTGGCATCTTTAGCGATTTTTTCAAAATTTTCCTTATTATCTTTTGCAAATTTATTTATAGAATCCTTGTTATCTTCATAAAATTTACCAGCCTTGCCACCAATATCTTTGGCAAGCTTGAAAAGATTGTCTTTTACTTCCTTGCTATCTATTGCAGAAGTATTTTGATAAGAAGAAAAATAATTTACCAAGACATTGATATTATTTTCTGAAAGGACCTTGTCCATGTCTACATTTTTAAGGGCATTTATTACATAGGTTCCTATTTGTTCTTCTGAAGCAGTCTCACCATTTTTTTCCTTATAATCAGCTAAGTTTTGCTTAACTTCAATCACAGCTGCATCTAGTTTTTTGCTATCAAATTGAGGATTGTCTTCATTTTCCTTTGAGACTTCTATCACTGTCTTTAACTCATCTTGGGCAGTTTTTGTCCTTTCTGGATCAAGATTTTCTCCATGGAGCTCCTCTGATTTATAAACCCCAACAAGGGCTGATTCACCAGTAACAGGTTTTGGGCTTGCAACGCAAATTTCCGCATCGGTAATACCTGCAGTGATGGCTGCATTTGTGTATTGGGCTTCGGTGATTTGGTTGATATTACCAGGAGTCTTGATCATAACCCTGATACCAGAACCTTTTTCAAGCCTTTTTACAACTATAGATGAAATCATATTGTAATCATCAGTTCCATAGCCAAGATATTTTTTTAGATCAGCACCGTTTACAGTGCCAACATTTAATTCTCTAGCATCAATTCCAACAGCATTATCGACAATATTTCTTTGTTGGTCATTTAAGGCCACACCGTAAATTACATCGTCCTTATTTTTATCAAAACCTGCCGCAAGGGCAAGATTTGATAAAACAAGCGAAAAGCCTATAACAAGGCCAAATATTCTCTTTTTCATTTATTTTAGTCCTTCTATTTTTTCTACAATTGGATTTAACAATTCATTGTTAATCTCAGTTGCCATCCCTTGATCGATTTTAGATGCAATACTTGGGTCGATTGGGAGTTTGACAAGTGTATCAACATTGTATTTTTTCGCTACTTCTTCTATATTTGACTTGCCAAAAATTTCGTGTTTGCTGCCACAATCTGGACATTCATAATAAGACATATTTTCAACTATGCCTAAGATGTTTTTGCCCATCATCTTGGCCATCTTTAATGATTTTTCTACAACCATTTCAACAAGTCCCTGAGGAGTTGCCACAGCTACTACCCCATCGATTGGAAGGGATTGGAAGACTGTAAGAGGCACGTCTGCTGTTCCTGGAGGCATATCTACAACCATGTAGTCGATTTTTCCCCAATCAACATCTGTATAAAATTGCTTGATAACCCCTGTCACAATTGATGCCCTCCAAACAACTGGATCTGTTTTTTTAGGCAAAATCATGTTGGTTGAGATAAGCTTAATTCCATTATCAGCCACAGCTGGACTCATAATTCCCTCAGCTGTCCCCCTAACTGCTTCGTCAATACCAAAGGCTTCGGCAATTGATGGGCCTGTGATGTCTGCATCAAGAAGTCCCACTTCGTAGCCCTTGTTCTTAAGGCTTACTGCAAGTTGGCTTGCCACAGAAGACTTGCCTACTCCTCCCTTACCACTCATAACAGCGATAATTTTGCCGATTTGAGTTCCTGGTTGGGTATTTATTTTAAATTTATCAAAATTCATTTTTTTATTTTCCATTTCATCTCCTAGTTAATTTTATTTTAAAAAGAAAAAAGCATAGTAACTATGCTCTCTTAATTATATGATATTTAGCTTAAATTTCCATTAAAATTTTTGTAAGCTTTGGAGTTTTCTTCTTTGGCAAAGTCATAAAATTTCATTATTTTTAATAATTTACCAAAATAACTTGACAAGAATTTAATTGAGGTGTAAACTTATCCTAACGACGAAGATAAGAAGAGTAACTAAAGATACTGATTCAAGAGAGTCCCGGTTGGTGTGAGGGGATATCAAAGACTTTAGCGAATAAAGACTTGGAGTCTTCTCGGGGATTTGATCCGGGAACGAGTTTTGCACGTTATAGCAAAGGAGTATGATTGTACTTTTAGAGGTGTGTTTTGTGAAAAATACATAAATTAAGGTGGTAACGCGATTTTCGCCCTTATTATCCAGAAATGGATAGTAAGGGCTTTTTTAAATCTACAATCAAATAAATTTATGAAAGGAATATTATGAAAAGACTTGTTAATTTCTTACTTGCAATTATTCTCTTATTCCCAATAGGAAATTCTTATGCAAGCGAAGACGTACTTAGGGTTGGTATGGAGGTTAACTACGCTCCTTACAACTTCTCAGAGACAGATGATTCAAACGGAGGCGTACCTGTAGCTAATTCACCAGGTGAATTTGCCAACGGCTACGATGTAAGATTTGCAAAAAATATTGCAGATAAACTTGGTAAAAAACTTGAAATCTACAAAATCGAATGGGACGGCCTTATCCCTGCCCTAACCAGCGGCAAGATTGATGCCATCCTTGCAGGTATGAGCCCAACAGACGAAAGGCGCCAGCAAATCGACTTTTCCCTTCCATATTACAGGGCAAAGATGGTTGTGGTTGTGCCAAAAGATTCAAAACATATAAACGCAAAGTCAATCAACGATTTTAAGGGAGCAAAGATAACAGGCCAGCTTGGTACCTTCCACGCTGACATGGTTGATCAAATGGAGGGAGTTATCAAACAAGAACCAATGGATTCCTTCCCAACCATGATTGCTGCTACAAATGCAGGCACAATCGATGGTTACGTTTCAGAAGAAGCCGGCGCTGAATCAGCCATTTCTTCAAACCCAAACCTAACATATATTAAATTTGATGACGAGCATAATTTTAAGACTTCAGATTCTGATACAACAATAGCAGTAGGTCTTGTAAAAGGCTCACCGATGACAGAAGAAATCAACAATTACCTCAAAGACCTTGATATTGACAAGGTCCAAGATGAAATTATGACCGAGATGGTAGAAATTACTACAAAGGACGAAGCTCCAAAGACCTTCCTTACAGAAGTTAAGGAAATCTGGGGCAAGTATTCTTCCCTCTTCCTAAAGGGTGTTGTAAATACACTTTTCATTGCGATTTTATCAACCATCCTAGGTTTTATAATCGGTCTACTTGTTGCAATAATAAGAAGAATAGATGTAAACAAAAGAACAAATCCTATTGGATATTACTTCCATAGACTTGTAAATGTATTGCTTTCAGTCTATGTTGAAGTCTTTAGGGGTACACCAATGATGGTTCAATCCGTAATCATCTTCTACGGCCTAAAACAATATTTCGACATCGACCTATCAACAATATTTGCAGCGATTTTAATCGTATCAATCAACACCGGTGCCTACCTATCAGAAGTAGTCCGTGGTGGTATCAATGCGGTAGACAGCGGACAATTTGAGGCTTGCAAGGCCATTGGTCTTACAAACTGGCAGGCAATGACTGGTATTATCCTTCCTCAAACCATTAGAACCATCCTTCCATCTCTTGGAAATGAGTTTGTAATTAACATCAAGGATACATCAGTTCTTAACGTAATCTCTGTTACAGAATTATTCTTCATGTCTAAATCTGTTGCAGGATCAACCTACCAATATTTCCCAACCTACCTAATCACAGCAGTGATTTACCTAGTCTTAACCTTCACCATCACTAGGATCCTACTCCTACT
This genomic window from Anaerococcus murdochii contains:
- a CDS encoding C40 family peptidase; this encodes MLKRQKAYLASIFLGLGLLFPKTALADSVMINKEVADSSNFYTEENGELSPSASIDTTDLYNMVSEDDFYYKIEYQGKIGYVEKNHFYKLNHTSLVRDANIKKDPSDDADDLTSYQLKKGTKVTILEFINVDDFVKVSYEQSRFDNKFINLADRVTKAKKGFVETLTLDPVPVETIGKDGFGPSTVTVDDEVANSEEKIGYIHFKDLALSYRDQETIDKFYNYYNALNASRTYRQTPVFDQGPVYNLIPGQTYEATSDLPEITVHMTGSQTGIDLYSYAVQFLGNPYVFGGEDLYNGIDCSGFTMRVYQTIGIGLPHFAQSQQRYGIEVPFGQEKAGDLVFFGTSLYNITHVGIADGYGNMVHASSPRTGIIISPIRNPISIKRIVN
- a CDS encoding DUF1002 domain-containing protein encodes the protein MKKRIFGLVIGFSLVLSNLALAAGFDKNKDDVIYGVALNDQQRNIVDNAVGIDARELNVGTVNGADLKKYLGYGTDDYNMISSIVVKRLEKGSGIRVMIKTPGNINQITEAQYTNAAITAGITDAEICVASPKPVTGESALVGVYKSEELHGENLDPERTKTAQDELKTVIEVSKENEDNPQFDSKKLDAAVIEVKQNLADYKEKNGETASEEQIGTYVINALKNVDMDKVLSENNINVLVNYFSSYQNTSAIDSKEVKDNLFKLAKDIGGKAGKFYEDNKDSINKFAKDNKENFEKIAKDAKDSGLLDKFINFLKDVFNSIISVFNKEADNSNNQ
- a CDS encoding Mrp/NBP35 family ATP-binding protein; the protein is MENKKMNFDKFKINTQPGTQIGKIIAVMSGKGGVGKSSVASQLAVSLKNKGYEVGLLDADITGPSIAEAFGIDEAVRGTAEGIMSPAVADNGIKLISTNMILPKKTDPVVWRASIVTGVIKQFYTDVDWGKIDYMVVDMPPGTADVPLTVFQSLPIDGVVAVATPQGLVEMVVEKSLKMAKMMGKNILGIVENMSYYECPDCGSKHEIFGKSNIEEVAKKYNVDTLVKLPIDPSIASKIDQGMATEINNELLNPIVEKIEGLK
- a CDS encoding ABC transporter substrate-binding protein/permease, which codes for MKRLVNFLLAIILLFPIGNSYASEDVLRVGMEVNYAPYNFSETDDSNGGVPVANSPGEFANGYDVRFAKNIADKLGKKLEIYKIEWDGLIPALTSGKIDAILAGMSPTDERRQQIDFSLPYYRAKMVVVVPKDSKHINAKSINDFKGAKITGQLGTFHADMVDQMEGVIKQEPMDSFPTMIAATNAGTIDGYVSEEAGAESAISSNPNLTYIKFDDEHNFKTSDSDTTIAVGLVKGSPMTEEINNYLKDLDIDKVQDEIMTEMVEITTKDEAPKTFLTEVKEIWGKYSSLFLKGVVNTLFIAILSTILGFIIGLLVAIIRRIDVNKRTNPIGYYFHRLVNVLLSVYVEVFRGTPMMVQSVIIFYGLKQYFDIDLSTIFAAILIVSINTGAYLSEVVRGGINAVDSGQFEACKAIGLTNWQAMTGIILPQTIRTILPSLGNEFVINIKDTSVLNVISVTELFFMSKSVAGSTYQYFPTYLITAVIYLVLTFTITRILLLLERRFNDRDFILESSTGAINVNTQGK